The Prochlorococcus sp. MIT 1300 genome has a window encoding:
- a CDS encoding high light inducible protein, producing the protein MLEPRLIPQRRLPRYGFHNHIEKLNGRLAMIGFIALMLVEFRLGHGLLIW; encoded by the coding sequence ATGCTTGAACCAAGGTTGATCCCACAGCGTCGGCTTCCGCGTTATGGTTTTCATAATCATATTGAAAAGTTAAATGGGCGTCTTGCAATGATTGGTTTTATTGCTTTGATGCTCGTTGAGTTCAGGCTTGGACATGGCTTGTTGATTTGGTGA
- the rlmN gene encoding 23S rRNA (adenine(2503)-C(2))-methyltransferase RlmN, protein MSNLPIACGKDVLLGKSRSDLEQWVALRGEEPFRGRQLHQWLYTKGVKTLDEITVLPKTLRSTLDKSGVEIGRLEEAKRVVALDLTTKLLLETSDGEKIETVGIPSEHRLTVCVSSQVGCSMACRFCATGKEGLTRSLEVNEIVDQVLSVREAMNRRPSHIVFMGMGEPLLNIYAVLNAIRCFNEDLGISQRRITVSTVGVANTLPKLGELAMRHLGRVQFTLAVSLHAPNQKLREFLVPTAKAYPLELLLEDCRHYLDITGRRVSFEYVLLGGVNDLPEHAEELSLRVSGFQSHVNLIAYNPIDEEDFNRPSQRRINAFRNVLEQKGIAVSLRASRGLDQNAACGQLRRNHQPN, encoded by the coding sequence GTGAGTAATTTGCCCATTGCTTGTGGCAAAGATGTACTTCTTGGAAAGAGCAGAAGTGACTTAGAGCAATGGGTTGCTTTACGTGGGGAAGAGCCTTTTCGAGGAAGACAGTTGCATCAATGGCTTTATACCAAAGGTGTGAAGACTCTTGATGAGATAACTGTTTTGCCCAAGACCTTGCGTTCAACACTTGATAAAAGTGGTGTAGAGATTGGGAGACTTGAGGAGGCTAAACGAGTTGTCGCTCTTGACCTGACTACTAAATTGCTTTTAGAAACTTCTGACGGTGAAAAAATTGAGACTGTTGGCATCCCGAGTGAGCATCGCTTAACTGTTTGTGTATCAAGTCAAGTTGGATGTTCGATGGCTTGTCGGTTTTGTGCAACTGGAAAGGAAGGTTTAACTAGGTCATTGGAAGTGAATGAGATTGTTGATCAGGTTTTGAGTGTCAGGGAGGCAATGAATAGACGGCCATCTCACATAGTGTTTATGGGTATGGGAGAACCATTGCTAAATATCTATGCTGTATTGAATGCAATCCGTTGTTTTAATGAAGATCTAGGAATTAGTCAGAGGAGGATTACGGTAAGTACCGTTGGAGTTGCCAATACTTTGCCGAAACTGGGAGAGTTGGCGATGAGACATCTTGGGAGAGTTCAATTTACTTTGGCGGTAAGTCTTCATGCTCCAAACCAGAAGTTACGTGAGTTTTTGGTTCCAACTGCTAAGGCTTATCCATTGGAGCTTCTTCTTGAGGATTGTCGTCATTATTTAGACATCACAGGAAGGCGAGTGAGCTTTGAGTATGTTTTATTAGGAGGTGTCAATGATCTCCCAGAACATGCAGAGGAGTTGTCATTGCGAGTAAGTGGATTTCAGAGCCATGTAAATCTAATTGCTTATAACCCTATTGATGAGGAGGACTTTAATCGTCCTAGTCAGAGGCGAATTAATGCATTTAGAAATGTACTAGAACAAAAAGGTATTGCTGTCAGCTTACGTGCAAGTCGAGGTTTGGATCAAAATGCAGCCTGTGGTCAGCTAAGGAGAAATCATCAACCTAATTGA
- a CDS encoding AmpG family muropeptide MFS transporter: protein MMRKRFQNLKSKFSPQAGQAVRTLTVGIEGFASGLPLMTISKLLQGWLTALGIPIEMIGLLGLIELPYTLKLFWAPLMDKWAIPWPDRRRGWIAILQILIGINLIAFLSLKPNEEPFHLFLVGLAALLVAILSASQDVVVDAYRTDLLPEKERGGGAAAASLGYRLAMLFIGAGGFFIAGIFGWRIAFLLAGILMLAISPFTLLAPKLTQIENSLPTLREAVLGPAYEFVGRTGKRKAIQLLTLVLLYRWPDGLLSLMSVPFLIQAGFTPELIGAIQGGWGIAATMLGTATGGIFFSKLGLNKALWIYGIVGAISNLAYWALAHFGGTIQRLLIAVTVENFCSGMMVSAFLALLMSLCNPRFSASQYALLSGIYALSRSLLSTPGGFVANQIGWSSFFALSMATAVPSFLLMTIVTPWKEAIPRGAFDPKRDSTNYQLG, encoded by the coding sequence ATGATGCGCAAAAGATTTCAAAACCTCAAATCAAAATTTTCTCCTCAGGCAGGCCAGGCTGTCAGAACACTCACAGTCGGCATTGAAGGTTTCGCAAGCGGATTGCCGTTAATGACGATTAGCAAGCTCCTTCAAGGCTGGCTAACTGCTCTTGGAATCCCTATTGAGATGATTGGACTGTTAGGGCTAATTGAACTTCCATACACTCTCAAACTTTTCTGGGCCCCCTTAATGGACAAGTGGGCAATTCCATGGCCAGATAGGCGTAGAGGCTGGATAGCAATACTTCAAATATTGATAGGGATCAATCTAATTGCATTCCTTAGCCTTAAACCCAACGAAGAACCTTTTCATCTATTTTTAGTAGGCTTAGCCGCCTTATTAGTAGCAATACTTAGTGCCTCACAAGATGTTGTTGTAGATGCCTACCGAACAGACTTATTGCCAGAAAAAGAAAGAGGAGGAGGTGCTGCAGCAGCAAGTCTGGGATATCGCCTGGCAATGCTGTTCATTGGTGCAGGAGGCTTTTTTATTGCTGGAATATTTGGATGGCGAATTGCATTTCTACTAGCGGGAATACTTATGTTAGCGATCTCACCCTTCACTCTATTAGCACCAAAGCTAACCCAAATAGAGAACTCTCTTCCTACCTTAAGAGAGGCAGTTTTAGGCCCTGCATATGAATTTGTTGGACGCACTGGAAAACGTAAAGCCATACAATTATTAACTCTTGTATTGCTATATCGCTGGCCCGATGGATTACTCAGTCTTATGTCAGTGCCATTCCTTATTCAAGCTGGTTTCACACCAGAACTCATAGGCGCAATCCAAGGAGGCTGGGGGATAGCAGCCACAATGTTAGGCACTGCAACTGGCGGAATTTTCTTTAGCAAACTAGGCCTAAATAAGGCTCTTTGGATTTATGGAATAGTAGGCGCAATAAGCAACCTTGCATATTGGGCACTTGCCCATTTTGGGGGGACTATTCAAAGGCTTCTAATCGCAGTTACCGTCGAAAACTTCTGTAGCGGAATGATGGTCAGTGCCTTCCTGGCTCTCCTTATGAGTTTATGCAATCCGAGATTCTCAGCTTCCCAATATGCCCTTTTGTCAGGTATCTATGCTCTTAGCAGATCTCTACTATCAACACCTGGAGGCTTTGTAGCAAATCAAATTGGTTGGAGTAGTTTTTTTGCTCTAAGTATGGCTACTGCGGTACCATCTTTTCTCTTAATGACAATCGTAACACCATGGAAAGAAGCTATTCCAAGAGGTGCATTTGACCCCAAACGAGATTCTACTAATTATCAATTAGGTTGA
- a CDS encoding HEAT repeat domain-containing protein, whose protein sequence is MTDASDQITDEGLVNLAIDPDVLAQELAAELLGDPLDEIDPESAGPNALSVARECELGLDWLQKGHQERRLQGLRVFCEHRDPRALPLLIPLLREPCPVERMSAVYALGRNPCPRAVEILVQLLKTDGNAYVRKATAWSLGNYPDASVLQPLVDALQHDVAAVRLWAAGSLAEVGGNSLKNAESAADQLLISLRIDSEPLVRSNCIWALGRLHDKLPESLRAQMVDVFFNVLLNDLEASVRDEASIALEQLENPQVIARLKGLIDEGLLV, encoded by the coding sequence ATGACAGATGCTTCAGATCAGATAACAGATGAGGGTTTGGTCAATTTGGCCATTGATCCAGATGTCTTGGCACAAGAGTTGGCTGCTGAACTTCTTGGAGACCCATTAGATGAAATTGACCCTGAAAGTGCAGGCCCTAATGCGTTAAGCGTCGCACGCGAGTGTGAATTGGGTTTGGATTGGCTGCAAAAAGGACATCAAGAGCGCAGACTTCAAGGACTACGTGTTTTTTGTGAGCACCGGGATCCACGAGCTCTTCCTCTTCTTATCCCTTTATTGCGTGAGCCTTGCCCTGTGGAGCGGATGAGTGCTGTTTATGCATTGGGTAGAAATCCTTGCCCTAGAGCTGTTGAAATTTTGGTTCAGTTATTGAAAACAGATGGTAATGCTTATGTTCGTAAAGCTACGGCTTGGAGTCTGGGAAATTATCCAGATGCCTCTGTCTTGCAGCCACTAGTAGATGCTCTTCAGCATGATGTTGCTGCAGTGAGGCTTTGGGCAGCTGGCTCGTTAGCAGAAGTAGGAGGTAATTCATTGAAGAATGCAGAATCCGCAGCAGATCAGTTGTTAATCAGTCTAAGAATTGACAGTGAACCTTTGGTTAGGAGTAATTGTATTTGGGCTCTTGGTCGTCTACATGACAAGTTGCCTGAGAGTTTGAGGGCTCAGATGGTGGATGTTTTTTTTAATGTTTTGTTGAATGATCTAGAAGCATCTGTACGTGATGAGGCGAGCATCGCGTTAGAGCAATTAGAGAACCCACAAGTCATAGCAAGGCTTAAGGGGCTGATCGATGAAGGACTTTTGGTTTGA
- a CDS encoding DUF2997 domain-containing protein — protein sequence MPQRTLRFRIRQDGRVEESVEGVIGEDCNQLTEKLEAALGSVEHRERTSESYLRPQDQAQSIPAEIL from the coding sequence ATGCCACAACGCACTCTGCGATTCCGCATTCGACAGGATGGTCGGGTTGAAGAGAGCGTTGAGGGAGTGATCGGTGAGGACTGTAATCAGCTCACTGAAAAGCTTGAGGCCGCTTTGGGCTCAGTTGAGCACAGAGAACGGACCTCAGAGTCTTACCTCCGTCCCCAGGACCAGGCACAGTCCATCCCTGCAGAAATCCTCTGA
- a CDS encoding DUF1257 domain-containing protein has product MSHFSTLKTQLRKLEPLVQALQELGHVPNLGEHIIRGYRGQTVKAELAVQMANDGGDIGFRWNPSTESYELVADLDLWKHTVPVERFLAQLTQRYALNTVLAATAQEGFEVSKQSSNIDGSIELVVTRWDP; this is encoded by the coding sequence ATGTCCCACTTCAGCACACTAAAAACCCAACTGCGAAAGCTCGAACCGCTTGTACAGGCCTTACAGGAGTTAGGGCATGTTCCAAACTTAGGCGAGCATATAATTCGTGGTTACCGTGGCCAGACTGTTAAGGCCGAGCTGGCAGTTCAAATGGCCAATGATGGTGGTGATATTGGTTTTCGATGGAATCCCTCCACAGAGTCGTATGAATTGGTTGCTGACTTGGACTTGTGGAAACATACGGTCCCAGTAGAGCGCTTTTTGGCACAATTAACTCAGCGTTATGCACTCAATACTGTTCTTGCAGCAACCGCACAAGAGGGTTTTGAGGTCTCAAAGCAAAGTAGCAACATCGATGGCTCTATTGAATTGGTCGTAACCCGTTGGGACCCCTGA
- a CDS encoding ferredoxin — translation MTRESDPSKAFLANSQSEFSRNGFEPCLGGKLREKAVWVDESACIGCRYCAHVATNTFVIESDLGRSRAVRQDGDSSERIQEAIDTCPVDCIHWVQFEELADLRLQLDQLDLHPLGTLPRVPKRLKPRKKNQ, via the coding sequence CTGACTCGGGAATCCGATCCATCAAAGGCGTTTTTAGCCAATTCTCAAAGTGAATTTTCACGTAATGGCTTTGAACCGTGCTTGGGTGGAAAATTGCGCGAAAAGGCTGTTTGGGTCGACGAATCAGCTTGTATAGGATGTCGTTATTGTGCTCATGTTGCTACCAACACTTTTGTGATAGAGAGTGATTTGGGGCGTTCAAGGGCAGTTCGGCAAGATGGAGACAGTTCAGAGCGAATCCAGGAAGCTATAGATACATGCCCTGTTGACTGTATTCATTGGGTTCAGTTCGAAGAACTTGCAGATTTACGTTTGCAGTTAGATCAACTTGACTTACATCCTCTTGGGACGTTGCCCAGGGTGCCTAAAAGACTTAAGCCTCGAAAAAAAAATCAATAA
- a CDS encoding aldo/keto reductase, which translates to MPTSIPCRRFGRSEIEIPILSLGGMRYQQSWSDLALDEISFNEQSHVENILEAAVSCGLHHVETARHYGSSELQLGRAMQKISDSKRLLQTKVPANDDPHSFEKELELSFERLKCKRVDLFAIHGLNLPEHLDQTLRPNGCMDVVRRWQDDGRIGHVGFSTHGPVDLIIEAIKTGHFDYVNLHWYYIWQENSLALDVAKEYDLGVFIISPTDKGGHLHNPSLELIKLCAPLHPIVFNDLFCLSDPRVHTISVGVANLQDFEKHLEAVTLLDSVQNYLPEIKARLYSAARMKLGDAWLDSWKVGLPSWQETPGHINLHVLLWLHNLLEAWDMESYAKARYCLLGNGGHWFPGSNADVLDSEVSEISLREALCNSPWRDDIPLLLRNLRERIGGQSRQRLSSA; encoded by the coding sequence GTGCCCACTTCTATTCCTTGCCGTCGCTTTGGTCGTTCAGAGATAGAAATACCAATTTTGTCTCTTGGTGGAATGCGATATCAACAGAGCTGGTCTGATCTGGCTTTGGATGAAATTTCTTTTAATGAGCAATCTCATGTGGAAAATATTTTGGAGGCAGCTGTGTCCTGTGGTTTGCATCATGTAGAAACTGCAAGGCATTACGGAAGTTCTGAGCTGCAGCTTGGTAGGGCAATGCAGAAGATCTCTGATTCAAAGCGTTTGCTTCAGACAAAAGTTCCTGCGAATGATGATCCCCATTCTTTTGAAAAAGAGTTGGAGTTGAGTTTTGAAAGACTTAAATGCAAAAGGGTTGATCTGTTCGCAATTCATGGTCTGAATCTCCCTGAGCATCTGGATCAGACTCTGCGCCCAAATGGGTGTATGGATGTTGTTCGTAGATGGCAGGATGACGGGAGAATTGGGCATGTTGGTTTCTCTACTCATGGTCCAGTAGATCTAATTATTGAGGCGATTAAGACAGGCCATTTTGATTACGTGAACCTTCATTGGTATTACATTTGGCAAGAGAATTCACTTGCTTTAGATGTTGCGAAAGAATATGATTTAGGCGTTTTCATAATTAGCCCTACTGATAAGGGAGGACATCTTCATAACCCTTCTTTAGAACTTATTAAGTTGTGTGCTCCCCTACACCCTATTGTTTTTAATGATCTCTTCTGCTTAAGTGATCCAAGGGTACACACTATTAGTGTAGGTGTAGCCAACTTGCAAGATTTTGAGAAGCACCTTGAAGCAGTAACACTTTTAGATAGTGTTCAAAATTATTTGCCGGAAATAAAGGCACGTTTGTATTCTGCTGCACGAATGAAGTTAGGCGATGCTTGGTTAGATAGCTGGAAGGTAGGTCTGCCAAGTTGGCAAGAAACCCCAGGCCATATAAACCTTCATGTTTTGCTTTGGCTTCATAATCTGCTTGAGGCATGGGATATGGAAAGTTATGCAAAGGCTCGCTATTGCTTGTTAGGTAATGGGGGACATTGGTTTCCAGGTAGTAATGCTGATGTTTTAGATAGTGAGGTTAGTGAAATAAGTTTAAGGGAAGCTCTTTGCAATAGCCCTTGGCGAGATGATATCCCTTTATTGCTGAGGAATCTCCGAGAACGAATTGGTGGGCAATCTAGGCAAAGGCTTTCTAGTGCATAG
- the rsmG gene encoding 16S rRNA (guanine(527)-N(7))-methyltransferase RsmG yields MQLHSHTDFSQPSPSIWETMQWEPSNQQFEQMRTLQTSLQKWNSQINLTKLIEGEDYWISQIFDSLWPLSHELSTPQIPLSIIDVGTGCGFPGLAVAIALPKAKLTLIESVRKKTDALKGMVKDLGLNPRVTVRTERVETTGHDKACRGKFDLAMARAVASCPVLAEYLIPLIKTNKEALLFRGQWNLVEEKKLIEALKPLKSKIIKVESIQLPNNRGLRHQIRVKKDSECPTIYPRSIGIPTKRPLGTMH; encoded by the coding sequence ATGCAGTTACATAGCCATACAGATTTTTCACAGCCGAGTCCATCGATTTGGGAAACGATGCAATGGGAACCATCAAATCAACAATTTGAGCAAATGAGAACTCTTCAAACATCACTACAAAAATGGAATTCACAAATAAATCTGACAAAACTCATAGAAGGTGAAGATTATTGGATTTCACAAATTTTTGACAGCCTCTGGCCTCTTAGTCATGAACTGTCGACCCCACAAATACCCCTCAGCATTATTGATGTAGGCACCGGTTGTGGCTTCCCTGGACTTGCAGTTGCAATAGCCCTACCTAAAGCAAAGTTAACACTCATAGAATCTGTCCGGAAGAAAACGGATGCTCTCAAGGGAATGGTTAAAGATTTAGGATTAAATCCAAGAGTAACTGTTCGTACGGAGCGTGTAGAGACTACTGGTCATGATAAAGCTTGTCGTGGAAAGTTTGATTTAGCCATGGCACGCGCAGTAGCAAGTTGTCCGGTTTTAGCTGAATATTTAATACCTTTAATCAAAACAAACAAAGAAGCATTATTATTTCGTGGTCAGTGGAACCTAGTAGAAGAGAAGAAACTCATTGAAGCTTTAAAACCATTAAAATCTAAAATAATTAAAGTAGAAAGTATTCAGCTCCCAAATAATCGTGGTTTACGTCATCAGATAAGAGTAAAAAAAGATTCAGAATGTCCAACTATTTACCCAAGGTCGATAGGTATACCAACGAAAAGGCCCCTAGGCACTATGCACTAG